In a single window of the Mesorhizobium shangrilense genome:
- a CDS encoding cation diffusion facilitator family transporter: MSASKERVARLAWWSILVALFVLALKTAAWWMTGSVALYSDALESIVNVIAAAAALWAIRVSHKPADENHQHGHHKAEYFSAVLEGVLIVVAALMIFAAAWEVLLAPRLMAQPWEGLAVNGLASVINAVWATVLIRVGRAERSPALVADGRHIMTDVVTSVGVIVGLVAAIYTGFAILDPLLALVVAANILYQGWQVIGSSLGGLMDQAVATEDNLRIREIISGNSKGALEVHDLKTRIAGRATFIEFHLVVDADMSVGESHVICDRIEDALRAEIPSVRVIIHVEPDDEAKLPKGTVAVPFA, encoded by the coding sequence ATCAGCGCTTCCAAGGAACGGGTCGCCAGGCTTGCCTGGTGGTCGATTCTCGTTGCGCTGTTCGTGCTCGCCCTGAAGACCGCCGCCTGGTGGATGACGGGCTCGGTCGCGCTCTACTCCGACGCGCTGGAGTCGATCGTCAACGTCATCGCGGCAGCGGCAGCCCTGTGGGCGATCCGCGTCAGCCACAAGCCGGCCGACGAGAACCATCAGCACGGGCACCACAAGGCCGAGTATTTCTCGGCTGTGCTGGAGGGAGTGCTGATCGTGGTGGCGGCGCTGATGATCTTTGCCGCTGCATGGGAGGTGCTGCTCGCGCCACGGCTGATGGCCCAGCCGTGGGAGGGGCTGGCGGTGAACGGACTGGCGTCGGTCATCAACGCCGTGTGGGCCACAGTGCTGATACGCGTCGGCCGCGCGGAGCGGTCTCCCGCGTTGGTCGCCGACGGCCGCCACATCATGACCGACGTCGTGACGTCGGTCGGGGTGATCGTCGGTCTCGTCGCCGCAATCTACACCGGCTTCGCCATCCTCGATCCGCTGCTCGCCCTCGTGGTCGCCGCCAACATCCTCTACCAGGGCTGGCAGGTGATCGGCTCGTCGCTGGGCGGTCTCATGGATCAGGCCGTGGCGACGGAAGACAATCTGCGCATCCGCGAGATCATCTCGGGGAATTCCAAGGGCGCGCTCGAGGTGCACGACCTGAAGACGCGCATTGCGGGCCGCGCGACCTTCATCGAATTCCATCTGGTCGTCGACGCCGACATGTCGGTCGGGGAGAGTCACGTCATCTGCGACCGCATCGAGGATGCGCTGAGGGCTGAGATTCCATCGGTCCGCGTGATCATCCACGTCGAACCGGACGACGAGGCGAAGCTGCCCAAGGGAACGGTCGCGGTGCCGTTTGCCTGA